A stretch of the Salmo salar chromosome ssa20, Ssal_v3.1, whole genome shotgun sequence genome encodes the following:
- the lhx2b gene encoding LIM/homeobox protein Lhx2b isoform X3, with product MLFHGLPGGDMHGVVEEMERRGKSESAAISSAIDMGESETNMQCMNSDRVALCAGCGGKIADRYYLLAVDKQWHMRCLKCCECKLNLESELTCFSKDGSIYCKEDYYRFCLLCRRFSVQRCARCHLGISASEMVMRARDLVYHLNCFTCTSCNKMLTTGDHFGMKDSLVYCRLHFENLIQGEYQTHFNHADVASHKGLGPANALGLSYFNGVGSVQKGRPRKRKSPGPGADLAAYNAALSCNENDGDSMDRDSYSSSQKTKRMRTSFKHHQLRTMKSYFAINHNPDAKDLKQLAQKTGLTKRVLQVWFQNARAKFRRNLMRQENTGVDKTSDGSTLQGGTPSGPASEASMSPSSTPTTLTDLTNPTMPTVTSVLTSVSGSMDVHECRSPSQTTLTSLF from the exons ATGCTTTTCCACGGACTCCCTGGAGGCGACATGCACGGTGTTGTGGAAGAAATGGAGCGGAGAGGAAAGAGCGAATCCGCAGCTATCAGTTCGGCCATAGACATGGGAGAATCTGAAACG AACATGCAGTGCATGAACAGTGACAGGGTGGCTCTGTGCGCGGGCTGCGGCGGGAAGATTGCTGACCGCTACTATCTGCTCGCCGTAGACAAACAATGGCACATGCGCTGTCTCAAGTGCTGCGAGTGTAAACTCAACCTGGAGTCCGAGCTCACCTGCTTCAGTAAAGACGGAAGCATCTACTGCAAGGAAGATTATTACAG GTTCTGTCTTCTCTGCAGAAGGTTTTCGGTCCAGAGATGTGCCCGATGCCACCTCGGGATCTCGGCTTCAGAGATGGTGATGCGGGCCAGGGACTTGGTGTACCACTTGAACTGTTTCACCTGCACATCCTGCAACAAGATGCTAACGACTGGGGACCACTTTGGCATGAAAGACAGTCTGGTGTACTGTCGGCTGCACTTTGAAAATCTCATACAGGGGGAATATCAGACACATTTCAATCATGCGGATGTAGCCTCTCACAAAGGACTGGGACCTGCCAACGCTTTGGGACTATCCTACTTCAACGGCGTGGGGAGTGTGCAGAAAGGGCGGCCCAGGAAAAGGAAAAGTCCCGGACCAGGAGCAGATTTAGCAGCCTACAATGCCG CACTCAGCTGTAATGAGAACGACGGAGACTCTATGGACAGGGACTCTTACAGCTCCAGTCAGAAGACCAAGCGCATGCGGACCTCCTTCAAACACCACCAGCTGAGGACCATGAAGTCCTACTTTGCCATCAACCACAACCCAGATGCCAAGGACCTGAAGCAGCTAGCCCAGAAGACTGGCCTCACCAAGCGTGTCCTACAG GTCTGGTTCCAGAATGCTCGGGCCAAGTTCCGGCGGAACCTGATGAGACAGGAGAACACGGGTGTGGACAAGACCTCAGACGGCTCCACCCTGCAGGGGGGCACACCCTCTGGCCCCGCCTCAGAGGCCTCAATGAGCCCCTCCAGCACACCCACGACCCTGACGGACCTGACCAACCCCACCATGCCCACCGTCACCTCCGTGTTAACCTCTGTGTCTGGCAGCATGGATGTTCACGAGTGCAGGAGCCCATCGCAGACCACCCTGACCAGCCTGTTCTGA
- the lhx2b gene encoding LIM/homeobox protein Lhx2b isoform X1 has translation MHGLGLRLMEIFGCRSEENTYNIIPSAATMLFHGLPGGDMHGVVEEMERRGKSESAAISSAIDMGESETNMQCMNSDRVALCAGCGGKIADRYYLLAVDKQWHMRCLKCCECKLNLESELTCFSKDGSIYCKEDYYRFCLLCRRFSVQRCARCHLGISASEMVMRARDLVYHLNCFTCTSCNKMLTTGDHFGMKDSLVYCRLHFENLIQGEYQTHFNHADVASHKGLGPANALGLSYFNGVGSVQKGRPRKRKSPGPGADLAAYNAALSCNENDGDSMDRDSYSSSQKTKRMRTSFKHHQLRTMKSYFAINHNPDAKDLKQLAQKTGLTKRVLQVWFQNARAKFRRNLMRQENTGVDKTSDGSTLQGGTPSGPASEASMSPSSTPTTLTDLTNPTMPTVTSVLTSVSGSMDVHECRSPSQTTLTSLF, from the exons ATGCACGGGCTAGGTTTGCGTCTTATGGAAATCTTTGGTTGCAGATCTGAGGAAAACACGTATAATATCATCCCCTCTGCGGCAACGATGCTTTTCCACGGACTCCCTGGAGGCGACATGCACGGTGTTGTGGAAGAAATGGAGCGGAGAGGAAAGAGCGAATCCGCAGCTATCAGTTCGGCCATAGACATGGGAGAATCTGAAACG AACATGCAGTGCATGAACAGTGACAGGGTGGCTCTGTGCGCGGGCTGCGGCGGGAAGATTGCTGACCGCTACTATCTGCTCGCCGTAGACAAACAATGGCACATGCGCTGTCTCAAGTGCTGCGAGTGTAAACTCAACCTGGAGTCCGAGCTCACCTGCTTCAGTAAAGACGGAAGCATCTACTGCAAGGAAGATTATTACAG GTTCTGTCTTCTCTGCAGAAGGTTTTCGGTCCAGAGATGTGCCCGATGCCACCTCGGGATCTCGGCTTCAGAGATGGTGATGCGGGCCAGGGACTTGGTGTACCACTTGAACTGTTTCACCTGCACATCCTGCAACAAGATGCTAACGACTGGGGACCACTTTGGCATGAAAGACAGTCTGGTGTACTGTCGGCTGCACTTTGAAAATCTCATACAGGGGGAATATCAGACACATTTCAATCATGCGGATGTAGCCTCTCACAAAGGACTGGGACCTGCCAACGCTTTGGGACTATCCTACTTCAACGGCGTGGGGAGTGTGCAGAAAGGGCGGCCCAGGAAAAGGAAAAGTCCCGGACCAGGAGCAGATTTAGCAGCCTACAATGCCG CACTCAGCTGTAATGAGAACGACGGAGACTCTATGGACAGGGACTCTTACAGCTCCAGTCAGAAGACCAAGCGCATGCGGACCTCCTTCAAACACCACCAGCTGAGGACCATGAAGTCCTACTTTGCCATCAACCACAACCCAGATGCCAAGGACCTGAAGCAGCTAGCCCAGAAGACTGGCCTCACCAAGCGTGTCCTACAG GTCTGGTTCCAGAATGCTCGGGCCAAGTTCCGGCGGAACCTGATGAGACAGGAGAACACGGGTGTGGACAAGACCTCAGACGGCTCCACCCTGCAGGGGGGCACACCCTCTGGCCCCGCCTCAGAGGCCTCAATGAGCCCCTCCAGCACACCCACGACCCTGACGGACCTGACCAACCCCACCATGCCCACCGTCACCTCCGTGTTAACCTCTGTGTCTGGCAGCATGGATGTTCACGAGTGCAGGAGCCCATCGCAGACCACCCTGACCAGCCTGTTCTGA
- the lhx2b gene encoding LIM/homeobox protein Lhx2b isoform X4 translates to MHGLGLRLMEIFGCRSEENTYNIIPSAATMLFHGLPGGDMHGVVEEMERRGKSESAAISSAIDMGESETNMQCMNSDRVALCAGCGGKIADRYYLLAVDKQWHMRCLKCCECKLNLESELTCFSKDGSIYCKEDYYRFCLLCRRFSVQRCARCHLGISASEMVMRARDLVYHLNCFTCTSCNKMLTTGDHFGMKDSLVYCRLHFENLIQGEYQTHFNHADVASHKGLGPANALGLSYFNGVGSVQKGRPRKRKSPGPGADLAAYNAALSCNENDGDSMDRDSYSSSQKTKRMRTSFKHHQLRTMKSYFAINHNPDAKDLKQLAQKTGLTKRVLQSQRCCLAVVHRSGSRMLGPSSGGT, encoded by the exons ATGCACGGGCTAGGTTTGCGTCTTATGGAAATCTTTGGTTGCAGATCTGAGGAAAACACGTATAATATCATCCCCTCTGCGGCAACGATGCTTTTCCACGGACTCCCTGGAGGCGACATGCACGGTGTTGTGGAAGAAATGGAGCGGAGAGGAAAGAGCGAATCCGCAGCTATCAGTTCGGCCATAGACATGGGAGAATCTGAAACG AACATGCAGTGCATGAACAGTGACAGGGTGGCTCTGTGCGCGGGCTGCGGCGGGAAGATTGCTGACCGCTACTATCTGCTCGCCGTAGACAAACAATGGCACATGCGCTGTCTCAAGTGCTGCGAGTGTAAACTCAACCTGGAGTCCGAGCTCACCTGCTTCAGTAAAGACGGAAGCATCTACTGCAAGGAAGATTATTACAG GTTCTGTCTTCTCTGCAGAAGGTTTTCGGTCCAGAGATGTGCCCGATGCCACCTCGGGATCTCGGCTTCAGAGATGGTGATGCGGGCCAGGGACTTGGTGTACCACTTGAACTGTTTCACCTGCACATCCTGCAACAAGATGCTAACGACTGGGGACCACTTTGGCATGAAAGACAGTCTGGTGTACTGTCGGCTGCACTTTGAAAATCTCATACAGGGGGAATATCAGACACATTTCAATCATGCGGATGTAGCCTCTCACAAAGGACTGGGACCTGCCAACGCTTTGGGACTATCCTACTTCAACGGCGTGGGGAGTGTGCAGAAAGGGCGGCCCAGGAAAAGGAAAAGTCCCGGACCAGGAGCAGATTTAGCAGCCTACAATGCCG CACTCAGCTGTAATGAGAACGACGGAGACTCTATGGACAGGGACTCTTACAGCTCCAGTCAGAAGACCAAGCGCATGCGGACCTCCTTCAAACACCACCAGCTGAGGACCATGAAGTCCTACTTTGCCATCAACCACAACCCAGATGCCAAGGACCTGAAGCAGCTAGCCCAGAAGACTGGCCTCACCAAGCGTGTCCTACAG TCGCAACGATGTTGCCTTGCTGTGGTACACAGGTCTGGTTCCAGAATGCTCGGGCCAAGTTCCGGCGGAACCTGA
- the lhx2b gene encoding LIM/homeobox protein Lhx2b isoform X2: MHGLGLRLMEIFGCRSEENTYNIIPSAATMLFHGLPGGDMHGVVEEMERRGKSESAAISSAIDMGESETNMQCMNSDRVALCAGCGGKIADRYYLLAVDKQWHMRCLKCCECKLNLESELTCFSKDGSIYCKEDYYRRFSVQRCARCHLGISASEMVMRARDLVYHLNCFTCTSCNKMLTTGDHFGMKDSLVYCRLHFENLIQGEYQTHFNHADVASHKGLGPANALGLSYFNGVGSVQKGRPRKRKSPGPGADLAAYNAALSCNENDGDSMDRDSYSSSQKTKRMRTSFKHHQLRTMKSYFAINHNPDAKDLKQLAQKTGLTKRVLQVWFQNARAKFRRNLMRQENTGVDKTSDGSTLQGGTPSGPASEASMSPSSTPTTLTDLTNPTMPTVTSVLTSVSGSMDVHECRSPSQTTLTSLF; encoded by the exons ATGCACGGGCTAGGTTTGCGTCTTATGGAAATCTTTGGTTGCAGATCTGAGGAAAACACGTATAATATCATCCCCTCTGCGGCAACGATGCTTTTCCACGGACTCCCTGGAGGCGACATGCACGGTGTTGTGGAAGAAATGGAGCGGAGAGGAAAGAGCGAATCCGCAGCTATCAGTTCGGCCATAGACATGGGAGAATCTGAAACG AACATGCAGTGCATGAACAGTGACAGGGTGGCTCTGTGCGCGGGCTGCGGCGGGAAGATTGCTGACCGCTACTATCTGCTCGCCGTAGACAAACAATGGCACATGCGCTGTCTCAAGTGCTGCGAGTGTAAACTCAACCTGGAGTCCGAGCTCACCTGCTTCAGTAAAGACGGAAGCATCTACTGCAAGGAAGATTATTACAG AAGGTTTTCGGTCCAGAGATGTGCCCGATGCCACCTCGGGATCTCGGCTTCAGAGATGGTGATGCGGGCCAGGGACTTGGTGTACCACTTGAACTGTTTCACCTGCACATCCTGCAACAAGATGCTAACGACTGGGGACCACTTTGGCATGAAAGACAGTCTGGTGTACTGTCGGCTGCACTTTGAAAATCTCATACAGGGGGAATATCAGACACATTTCAATCATGCGGATGTAGCCTCTCACAAAGGACTGGGACCTGCCAACGCTTTGGGACTATCCTACTTCAACGGCGTGGGGAGTGTGCAGAAAGGGCGGCCCAGGAAAAGGAAAAGTCCCGGACCAGGAGCAGATTTAGCAGCCTACAATGCCG CACTCAGCTGTAATGAGAACGACGGAGACTCTATGGACAGGGACTCTTACAGCTCCAGTCAGAAGACCAAGCGCATGCGGACCTCCTTCAAACACCACCAGCTGAGGACCATGAAGTCCTACTTTGCCATCAACCACAACCCAGATGCCAAGGACCTGAAGCAGCTAGCCCAGAAGACTGGCCTCACCAAGCGTGTCCTACAG GTCTGGTTCCAGAATGCTCGGGCCAAGTTCCGGCGGAACCTGATGAGACAGGAGAACACGGGTGTGGACAAGACCTCAGACGGCTCCACCCTGCAGGGGGGCACACCCTCTGGCCCCGCCTCAGAGGCCTCAATGAGCCCCTCCAGCACACCCACGACCCTGACGGACCTGACCAACCCCACCATGCCCACCGTCACCTCCGTGTTAACCTCTGTGTCTGGCAGCATGGATGTTCACGAGTGCAGGAGCCCATCGCAGACCACCCTGACCAGCCTGTTCTGA